The following proteins come from a genomic window of Galactobacillus timonensis:
- a CDS encoding BspA family leucine-rich repeat surface protein translates to MTTDETSKDTPASPGATAEASADPSATPTATTDVPATTSSADTEKTIAPKAAAIPEASAEPTPEATADSSASLSSAPVFKAPATSTATLEQGIAFNVAIMKLAGNSDANPHDLWRYDTSIQAFTRSSAPASGVTTADISASQNGSIVAWFDSSTGTVYWYSKADKIMLNANSDQLFYRMKAIKNIDTKDFDTSKVTSMSDMFSYCESLTSLDVSNWKTSNVTDMYCMFYHCESLTSLDVSNWNTSNVTNMKLMFDACKSLTSLDVTKWNTSNVTNMNQMFISCESLTSLDVSKWNTSNVTDMFEMFKGCKSLTTIDVSNWNTKAQWMGWMFENCSGLKSITFGSNFKYTSFDAENIFPTPSTTVSGVKSNGKWGRDSEMASQSYDAVGLGHLGLTSSVLKGTWYAQRDAIITFDSNGGTLPDESKRKSVMVHNTYGELPVPTFTGHNFTGWFTSAASDGIPATADTVCKGDTTLYAHWDAKTYLFKFDINYHKAGGAPDDMPVQFGNPIPQPDLSNMANYEGVIFSGWYLDPECTREFTLFGDQLDKEIVDDYFGTETTLTLYAGWKAAAAPSATPSATASTHSKTSNGSIFFPITSAQKFIPATGAGGGNNN, encoded by the coding sequence GTGACAACAGACGAAACAAGCAAGGACACACCTGCCAGCCCAGGTGCCACAGCAGAAGCTTCCGCAGATCCGTCTGCAACTCCAACAGCGACAACGGATGTGCCAGCAACAACATCTTCCGCTGATACTGAGAAAACAATTGCTCCCAAAGCGGCAGCAATACCAGAAGCGAGTGCTGAACCAACTCCGGAAGCGACAGCAGATTCATCCGCTTCCCTTTCTTCCGCGCCGGTATTTAAAGCACCTGCAACTTCCACGGCGACATTGGAACAAGGAATTGCGTTCAATGTAGCCATCATGAAGCTGGCAGGCAACAGTGACGCAAATCCTCATGACTTATGGCGCTATGATACCAGCATTCAAGCCTTTACCCGTTCTTCGGCACCTGCTTCTGGCGTTACGACGGCGGATATTTCCGCATCGCAGAACGGCTCTATTGTTGCATGGTTTGACAGTTCAACCGGAACAGTTTACTGGTACTCGAAAGCGGATAAGATAATGCTGAATGCAAATAGTGATCAGTTGTTTTATCGTATGAAGGCTATCAAGAACATTGATACCAAGGACTTTGATACAAGCAAGGTAACAAGTATGTCCGATATGTTCTCTTACTGCGAAAGTCTCACTTCTTTGGACGTTTCAAACTGGAAGACCAGCAATGTAACTGACATGTATTGTATGTTCTACCACTGCGAAAGCCTCACTTCTTTGGACGTTTCAAACTGGAATACCAGCAATGTAACAAACATGAAACTAATGTTCGACGCCTGCAAAAGCCTCACTTCTTTGGACGTTACAAAATGGAATACCAGCAATGTAACAAACATGAATCAAATGTTCATCTCCTGCGAAAGTCTCACTTCTTTGGACGTTTCAAAATGGAATACCAGCAATGTAACTGACATGTTTGAAATGTTCAAAGGATGCAAGAGTCTCACTACGATTGATGTTTCAAACTGGAATACCAAAGCACAGTGGATGGGTTGGATGTTCGAGAACTGCAGCGGTCTGAAATCCATTACCTTTGGCTCGAATTTTAAATATACTTCTTTTGATGCAGAAAACATATTTCCCACCCCTTCAACAACCGTTTCCGGTGTGAAATCCAATGGTAAGTGGGGACGTGACTCCGAAATGGCATCTCAGTCTTATGATGCTGTCGGGCTTGGCCATCTCGGCCTGACAAGTAGCGTCTTGAAGGGTACATGGTATGCACAAAGAGATGCTATCATCACCTTTGACTCAAATGGTGGTACACTGCCGGATGAGAGCAAGCGCAAGTCTGTTATGGTCCATAATACATATGGCGAGCTTCCGGTGCCAACATTTACAGGTCATAACTTCACCGGCTGGTTTACTTCAGCCGCAAGCGATGGTATTCCAGCGACAGCTGATACCGTTTGCAAGGGAGACACGACACTCTATGCCCATTGGGATGCTAAAACTTATCTTTTTAAGTTCGACATTAATTATCATAAGGCTGGTGGCGCTCCAGACGATATGCCAGTGCAGTTTGGAAACCCAATACCACAGCCGGACCTTTCTAATATGGCAAATTATGAGGGAGTAATATTCTCCGGATGGTACTTGGATCCTGAATGTACACGGGAGTTCACATTGTTTGGAGATCAATTAGATAAGGAAATAGTGGACGATTATTTCGGCACAGAGACTACGTTAACACTTTATGCAGGCTGGAAGGCTGCTGCAGCTCCTTCTGCAACCCCTTCTGCAACAGCATCCACACATTCAAAAACATCAAACGGCAGTATCTTCTTCCCGATCACATCGGCACAGAAATTCATTCCTGCAACCGGTGCTGGCGGGGGAAATAACAACTGA
- a CDS encoding glutamate synthase subunit beta → MGKATGFLEYVRMDNADVPIEERICNYEEFHRPLNVVERQKQGARCMNCGVPFCQSAMVLNGMVTGCPLHNLVPEWNDQIYRGHFDHGYARLAKTSNFPEFTGRVCPALCEKACINGEDSDPVTIHDNELFLIETAFVNGTVKPRVPRVRSGRRVAVIGSGPSGLAVADTLNHRGHQVTVFERDEAVGGLLRFGIPNMKLDKRVIDRRQKLMEAEGVVFRCNTNIGKDGDVTPELLKKEYDAIVLACGARRARTLPGVDPQKIGGVYYAVDFLGSTTRALAKAKGHGIKDLEEAGGYISAKGKNVVVVGGGDTGNDCIGTCIRHGCASVTALEMMPQPPKERAENNPWPEWPKVLKVDYGHQEAIHVFGKDPRVYSTTVKEVHTDAKGNIAEIETVRVRFKDGKMVEEEGSEEVLPCELLLIAAGFTGCESYVSDAFGVSVTNRGRIETELDHYAASERGIFTAGDMHRGSSLVVWAITEGRQCAQEVDRYLMGYSELVES, encoded by the coding sequence ATGGGCAAGGCGACGGGTTTTCTGGAATACGTGCGCATGGATAACGCTGATGTTCCGATCGAGGAACGGATCTGCAACTATGAGGAGTTTCATCGCCCGCTGAATGTGGTGGAGCGTCAGAAGCAGGGTGCGCGGTGTATGAACTGCGGGGTTCCGTTCTGTCAGTCGGCAATGGTGCTGAACGGGATGGTGACGGGCTGTCCGCTGCACAACCTGGTTCCGGAGTGGAATGATCAGATCTATCGCGGCCACTTTGATCATGGTTATGCGCGGCTGGCGAAGACGAGTAATTTTCCGGAGTTTACGGGCAGAGTTTGTCCGGCGCTGTGCGAGAAGGCGTGCATCAACGGGGAGGATTCGGATCCGGTAACAATTCACGATAATGAGCTGTTTCTGATTGAGACGGCATTCGTCAACGGTACGGTGAAGCCGCGTGTTCCAAGGGTGCGATCAGGAAGAAGGGTGGCTGTGATCGGCAGCGGTCCCAGTGGTCTTGCGGTGGCGGATACGTTAAATCACCGGGGACATCAGGTGACGGTGTTTGAGCGCGATGAGGCGGTTGGCGGATTGTTACGCTTTGGGATTCCAAACATGAAGCTGGATAAGCGTGTGATTGACCGGCGGCAGAAGCTGATGGAGGCGGAGGGCGTTGTCTTCCGGTGCAATACGAACATTGGCAAAGACGGTGATGTGACCCCGGAACTGTTGAAGAAGGAATATGATGCGATCGTGCTGGCCTGCGGAGCAAGAAGAGCAAGGACGCTGCCGGGCGTGGATCCGCAGAAGATCGGCGGCGTCTATTATGCGGTCGATTTTCTTGGCTCGACGACGCGTGCGCTTGCAAAGGCAAAGGGACATGGCATAAAGGATCTGGAGGAGGCCGGCGGCTACATCTCGGCGAAAGGAAAGAATGTCGTCGTTGTGGGCGGCGGCGATACGGGCAATGACTGTATCGGCACCTGTATCCGTCATGGCTGTGCGTCCGTGACGGCGCTGGAGATGATGCCGCAGCCGCCGAAGGAGCGGGCAGAAAACAATCCGTGGCCCGAGTGGCCGAAGGTGCTGAAGGTTGACTATGGGCACCAGGAAGCGATCCATGTGTTTGGGAAGGATCCGCGTGTCTATTCGACGACGGTCAAGGAAGTGCATACGGATGCGAAGGGAAATATCGCCGAGATCGAGACCGTCAGAGTCCGTTTCAAGGATGGGAAGATGGTCGAGGAAGAAGGCAGTGAAGAGGTTCTTCCGTGTGAGCTTCTTCTGATTGCGGCAGGATTCACAGGCTGCGAGAGCTATGTGAGTGACGCGTTCGGCGTCAGTGTCACAAACCGCGGCCGCATCGAGACGGAGCTTGATCATTACGCTGCCAGTGAACGTGGAATATTCACGGCAGGTGATATGCACCGGGGCTCATCCCTTGTTGTGTGGGCGATTACAGAGGGCCGTCAGTGTGCACAGGAGGTGGACCGGTATCTGATGGGATATTCGGAGCTGGTTGAATCATAA
- the gltB gene encoding glutamate synthase large subunit, with translation MGNRKETDYRSLYAGLQNEKDSCGIGTIVNIDGHPDYGVLDDALHIVEKLEHRAGKDATSKVGDGVGILLQIGHKFFSKAASEAGITVGGPRDYGIGMFFLPQDSLKRRFAMRMLEVITQKNGLKFLGWRNVPVHPEILGEPARVCMPYIMQCFIERPANVARGIDFDRRLYVVRREFEQSSDDTYICSLSSRTVVYKGMFLVNQLRRFYDDLQDPDYETAIAIVHSRFSTNTTPSWQRAHPYRMIAHNGEINTIRGNIDRMLAREETMTSPLMEKDIDKIFPVISRSGSDSAILDNTLEFLYMNGMDLALAMMVLIPEPWKHNRFMSQDRKDFYHYYATMMEPWDGPAAVLFSDGDVVGATLDRNGLRPSRYYITDDNRLILASEVGVLDIPPQHIVKKARLEPGRILLADTQKKRIISDAECKQAYAHRQPYGEWLDRSLLHLEQLKIPNRKVESHSQPVRDKLYKVFGYSYEDVMDEILPMAESGSEPTMSMGHDVPLAVESRHSQSLFNYFKQQFAQVTNPPIDSLREKIVTDTTVYIGSDGDLLQEKGDNCTVLEVNNPILSGVDILKIKNLDQPGFHSEVISLLYYKNTSLARALEQLNISVDRAAAAGKNIIILSDRGVDENHVPIPSLLAVSSVEQHLVRTRKRTAVSLILESGEPRDVHQAAALLGFGARAINPYLAHECIEELIDLGLLDKDPHTAVEDYDRALLSGVVKTASKMGISTLQSYQSAHIFEAIGLSQELIDHYFTGTVSRVGGIGISEIEADVSSRHDHAFDPLGLDVDTTLDSVGFHELRSGRDKEDHLYRPQTIVTLQQAVRRNDYALYRAYADQVEDPKRQFTLRSLMEFNPQQDPVPLEEVESEESIVRRFKVAAMSFGALSREAHETLAIAMNRIGGKSDTGEGGEDPARYGTERNSAIKQVASGRFGVTSAYLNSASEIQIKMAQGAKPGEGGNLPGKKVYPWVAATRYSTPGVSLISPPPHHDIYSIEDLAQLIYDLKNANRDARINVKLVSEAGVGTIASGVAKAGAQVILISGYDGGTGAAPGSSIHHAGMPWELGIAEAHQSLIANGLRQRVCLETDGKLMTGRDVAVAALLGADEYGFGTAALVCLGCMMMRVCSKDTCPAGIATQDETLRKRFRGRPEDVINFMMFTARELREIMAQLGFRTVEEMIGRTDCLKMRSDLPARAKKVDLSQILNTQYAHAEHSHFDAAHVYDFHLEKTLDESVLLPAFEKQLNAKKEKVKPAKVSLSVSSTDRAFGTILGSEITRRFGNSLPDNTFTVECEGGGGQSFGAFIPKGLTLKLTGDANDGFGKGLSGGRLIVVPPKEAKFAADQNIIIGNVALYGATSGTAYVCGVAGERFCVRNSGAVAVAEGCGDHGLEYMTGGRAVILGPTGKNFAAGMSGGIAYVLDLDHTLYLRMNKDMADLEEVKEKYDIAELKEILENYAAATGSMLANKVLKDFDSYLPHFKKIVPHDYQRMLVAISRFEEQGISHDNAVLEAFREVTKA, from the coding sequence ATGGGGAACAGAAAAGAAACCGATTACCGAAGTCTGTATGCGGGACTTCAGAATGAGAAGGATTCCTGCGGAATCGGGACGATTGTAAATATTGACGGACATCCGGACTATGGCGTACTGGATGATGCGCTGCACATCGTCGAGAAACTTGAGCACCGGGCAGGCAAGGATGCGACGAGCAAGGTCGGTGACGGTGTCGGCATCCTGCTGCAGATCGGACATAAATTCTTCAGCAAAGCGGCGTCGGAAGCCGGCATTACGGTCGGCGGGCCGCGTGATTACGGCATCGGCATGTTTTTCCTGCCGCAGGACAGCCTTAAGCGGCGTTTTGCGATGCGGATGCTCGAAGTCATTACGCAGAAGAACGGGCTGAAATTTCTTGGCTGGCGAAATGTTCCGGTGCATCCGGAAATTCTTGGCGAACCTGCCCGCGTCTGCATGCCGTACATTATGCAGTGTTTCATTGAGCGCCCGGCCAATGTGGCACGGGGCATCGACTTTGACCGGCGTCTTTATGTGGTGCGGCGAGAATTTGAACAGTCGTCGGATGATACCTATATCTGTTCCCTGTCTTCGCGGACGGTTGTGTATAAAGGCATGTTCCTGGTGAATCAGCTGCGGCGCTTCTATGACGATCTGCAGGATCCGGACTATGAGACGGCGATCGCAATCGTTCATTCGCGTTTCTCCACCAACACGACACCGTCCTGGCAGCGTGCGCATCCGTACCGGATGATCGCCCATAACGGTGAGATCAACACGATCCGCGGCAATATTGACCGTATGCTTGCCCGTGAAGAGACGATGACGTCGCCGCTGATGGAGAAGGACATCGACAAGATTTTCCCGGTCATCAGCCGCAGCGGATCCGATTCGGCGATTCTTGACAATACGCTGGAATTTCTGTACATGAACGGCATGGATCTGGCGCTGGCGATGATGGTACTCATTCCGGAGCCGTGGAAGCACAACCGCTTCATGTCTCAGGACCGCAAAGATTTCTACCATTACTATGCAACGATGATGGAACCGTGGGACGGGCCGGCAGCCGTCCTGTTTTCCGATGGCGATGTGGTCGGGGCGACGCTGGACCGCAACGGCCTGCGCCCGAGCCGCTACTACATTACGGATGATAATCGTCTGATTCTTGCGTCGGAGGTAGGAGTCCTCGACATTCCGCCGCAGCATATCGTGAAGAAGGCGCGGCTGGAGCCGGGCCGCATTCTGCTGGCCGATACGCAGAAGAAGCGGATCATTTCCGATGCCGAATGCAAGCAGGCGTATGCGCACCGGCAGCCCTATGGTGAGTGGCTGGACCGGTCCCTGCTGCATCTGGAGCAGCTGAAGATTCCCAACCGGAAGGTAGAGTCCCACAGCCAGCCGGTACGGGACAAGCTGTACAAGGTATTCGGCTATTCCTATGAAGATGTGATGGATGAGATTCTGCCGATGGCTGAAAGCGGCAGTGAACCGACGATGTCGATGGGACACGATGTGCCGCTGGCGGTGGAGTCGCGGCATTCACAGAGTCTCTTTAACTATTTCAAGCAGCAGTTTGCGCAGGTTACCAATCCGCCGATCGATTCGCTGCGTGAGAAGATCGTGACCGATACGACGGTATACATCGGCTCCGATGGTGACCTTCTGCAGGAAAAGGGCGACAACTGCACGGTGCTCGAGGTAAACAACCCGATTTTGAGCGGCGTCGACATTCTCAAGATCAAGAACCTGGATCAGCCGGGCTTCCACAGTGAAGTTATTTCGCTGCTGTATTACAAGAATACGTCGCTGGCCAGGGCGCTGGAGCAGCTCAACATTTCAGTGGACCGGGCTGCGGCGGCCGGCAAGAACATCATCATTCTTTCGGATCGCGGGGTGGATGAGAACCATGTGCCGATTCCTTCGTTGCTGGCGGTTTCTTCCGTTGAGCAGCATCTGGTGCGTACCCGGAAGCGTACGGCGGTTTCACTGATCCTTGAGTCCGGTGAGCCGCGGGACGTGCATCAGGCGGCGGCGCTGCTTGGCTTCGGTGCCCGTGCCATCAATCCCTATCTTGCCCATGAGTGCATCGAGGAGCTGATTGATCTTGGCCTGTTGGACAAGGATCCGCATACCGCTGTCGAAGACTATGACAGAGCCCTGCTCAGCGGCGTCGTAAAGACGGCCTCGAAGATGGGCATTTCGACGCTGCAGTCCTACCAGTCGGCGCATATCTTCGAGGCGATCGGCCTGAGTCAGGAACTGATTGATCATTACTTTACGGGAACGGTCAGCCGCGTTGGCGGCATCGGGATCAGCGAAATCGAAGCCGATGTGTCGAGCCGCCATGATCATGCCTTTGATCCGCTGGGTCTCGATGTGGATACGACGCTGGACAGTGTTGGTTTCCATGAACTTCGCAGCGGGCGTGACAAGGAAGACCACCTTTACAGGCCGCAGACGATTGTGACGCTGCAGCAGGCGGTGCGCCGCAATGACTACGCGCTGTACCGTGCGTATGCGGATCAGGTTGAGGATCCGAAGCGTCAGTTTACGCTGAGGTCCCTGATGGAGTTCAATCCTCAGCAGGATCCGGTTCCTCTGGAAGAAGTGGAGAGCGAAGAATCGATCGTGCGGCGCTTCAAGGTTGCGGCAATGTCGTTCGGCGCCCTTTCCAGGGAAGCGCATGAGACGCTTGCCATTGCCATGAATCGCATTGGCGGAAAGTCGGATACAGGTGAAGGCGGCGAGGATCCGGCCCGCTATGGTACGGAGCGCAATTCGGCGATCAAGCAGGTGGCTTCGGGCCGCTTCGGGGTGACGTCGGCGTATTTAAACAGTGCCAGTGAGATTCAGATCAAGATGGCGCAGGGGGCCAAGCCCGGTGAGGGCGGCAATCTGCCGGGAAAGAAAGTGTATCCATGGGTTGCGGCTACGCGTTATTCGACGCCGGGCGTGTCTTTGATTTCACCGCCGCCGCATCATGATATTTATTCGATCGAGGATCTGGCGCAGCTGATCTATGATTTGAAAAATGCGAACCGCGATGCGCGGATCAATGTGAAGCTCGTTTCGGAGGCTGGTGTCGGTACGATTGCCAGCGGTGTCGCCAAGGCGGGTGCGCAGGTGATTCTGATCTCGGGTTACGATGGCGGTACGGGGGCGGCACCGGGCTCGTCCATTCATCATGCGGGCATGCCATGGGAGCTGGGCATTGCGGAGGCGCACCAGAGTCTGATCGCCAACGGTCTGCGGCAGCGTGTATGTCTGGAGACGGATGGCAAGCTGATGACGGGCCGTGATGTGGCGGTGGCCGCATTGCTTGGTGCGGATGAGTACGGTTTCGGTACGGCGGCGCTGGTATGTCTTGGCTGTATGATGATGCGCGTTTGCTCGAAGGATACGTGTCCGGCGGGCATTGCGACGCAGGATGAGACGCTGCGCAAGCGGTTCCGCGGCCGGCCGGAGGATGTGATCAACTTCATGATGTTTACGGCGCGAGAACTGCGGGAAATCATGGCGCAGCTCGGCTTCCGTACGGTGGAGGAGATGATCGGAAGAACCGACTGTCTGAAGATGCGCAGCGATCTGCCGGCAAGGGCAAAGAAGGTGGATCTGTCACAGATTTTGAATACGCAATATGCGCATGCGGAACATTCGCATTTTGATGCGGCGCATGTGTATGACTTCCATCTGGAGAAGACGCTGGATGAGTCGGTGCTTCTGCCGGCGTTTGAGAAGCAGTTGAATGCGAAGAAGGAGAAGGTGAAGCCGGCAAAGGTTTCGCTTTCCGTCAGTTCGACGGACCGTGCGTTCGGTACGATTCTGGGGTCGGAGATTACGCGTCGCTTTGGCAATAGTCTTCCTGACAATACATTTACGGTGGAATGCGAGGGCGGCGGCGGTCAGTCGTTCGGTGCCTTCATTCCGAAAGGTCTGACGCTGAAGCTGACCGGGGATGCCAATGATGGCTTCGGCAAGGGGCTGTCCGGTGGGCGGTTGATTGTTGTGCCGCCGAAGGAGGCGAAGTTTGCGGCGGATCAGAACATCATCATCGGCAACGTTGCGCTCTATGGTGCCACCAGCGGTACGGCCTATGTGTGCGGTGTGGCCGGGGAGCGGTTCTGTGTAAGAAATTCCGGTGCGGTTGCGGTTGCGGAAGGATGCGGCGACCATGGGCTGGAGTATATGACCGGCGGCCGGGCGGTGATTCTGGGGCCGACGGGCAAGAACTTTGCGGCCGGCATGTCGGGTGGCATTGCCTATGTGCTGGATCTGGACCATACGCTGTATCTGCGGATGAATAAGGATATGGCGGATCTTGAAGAGGTGAAGGAGAAGTACGATATTGCGGAGCTGAAGGAGATCCTGGAGAATTATGCGGCGGCGACGGGTTCCATGCTTGCCAATAAGGTTTTGAAGGATTTCGACAGCTATCTGCCGCACTTCAAGAAGATCGTTCCGCATGACTACCAGCGGATGCTGGTGGCGATCAGCCGCTTCGAGGAACAGGGCATTTCGCATGACAATGCGGTTCTGGAAGCGTTCCGGGAAGTGACGAAGGCGTAA
- a CDS encoding DUF1304 domain-containing protein, which yields MNIVTKIISVLVAIEFLYIFYLETVATTSEKTSKVFGMTKEELSQKSVNVLFKNQGVYNGLLSVLILLAVFAFSSKAAVVCLMAYIVAVAAYGSVTSNPKIILMQGGLAILTLLSCIF from the coding sequence ATGAATATCGTAACGAAGATTATTTCTGTACTGGTGGCGATTGAGTTTCTCTATATTTTTTATCTTGAGACGGTGGCGACGACTTCCGAAAAGACATCAAAGGTATTTGGCATGACGAAAGAAGAGCTCAGTCAGAAGAGTGTCAACGTTCTGTTCAAGAATCAGGGTGTGTACAATGGGCTGCTTTCGGTGTTGATTCTGCTTGCGGTTTTTGCTTTTTCCAGCAAGGCTGCCGTTGTGTGCCTGATGGCATATATCGTTGCGGTCGCTGCTTATGGAAGTGTCACAAGCAATCCGAAGATCATTCTGATGCAGGGCGGACTGGCGATCCTGACGCTGTTGTCCTGTATCTTCTGA
- a CDS encoding helix-turn-helix domain-containing protein, with protein MNTMENTIANLLHVPVREQQFNKELIPLAFTGIYDIRSFMVEDQIIFLVHPREHVPLPDIKKHMAKLRTILGKNCILYGDGYTQYGISRLIEMGVPFIFGDNNIYLPNLGIRIHAKSDTRLPNIEKFSPFTQKLILTALYQQWTNISGKEISEQMKASRMTVNRALIELEALNLPLTEIRGKSRYFRNRFSSAGLLETCKAYFINPVKKTYRMMAIPKSVHVKSSTSALAEYSMLNDGPIPVYAVTQEQYRNLEIQDKDIARREDTPSCLLQIHKYLIANNGVIDPISAVLSIPDEERDDARVEQAINIIQEEVMNGIRIGKV; from the coding sequence ATGAATACAATGGAAAACACTATAGCAAACCTGCTGCACGTTCCGGTCCGCGAACAGCAATTCAACAAGGAATTAATTCCGCTAGCTTTCACGGGCATTTATGACATCAGGTCTTTTATGGTTGAAGATCAAATAATTTTTTTGGTTCACCCCAGGGAACACGTTCCTCTTCCGGATATAAAAAAGCATATGGCAAAGCTTCGAACTATCCTTGGAAAAAACTGCATTTTATACGGCGACGGTTATACACAGTATGGTATTTCCAGGCTGATTGAGATGGGGGTGCCCTTTATTTTCGGGGATAATAATATTTACCTTCCAAACCTTGGAATCCGTATTCATGCAAAGAGCGATACCCGCCTTCCGAACATCGAAAAATTTTCTCCATTCACCCAGAAGCTGATTCTAACGGCTTTGTACCAACAGTGGACCAATATCTCAGGTAAGGAAATATCTGAGCAAATGAAGGCTTCACGCATGACTGTCAACAGAGCTCTGATTGAGCTGGAAGCATTGAATCTGCCGCTGACGGAAATCCGCGGAAAATCCAGATATTTCCGAAACAGATTCAGCAGTGCCGGGCTACTGGAAACATGCAAAGCGTATTTTATCAATCCGGTCAAAAAAACATATCGCATGATGGCAATACCGAAATCAGTCCATGTAAAAAGCAGCACCTCAGCTCTGGCTGAATATTCCATGCTCAACGACGGCCCGATTCCAGTCTATGCTGTAACTCAGGAACAATACCGAAATCTGGAGATTCAGGACAAGGATATCGCACGGCGCGAAGATACCCCATCCTGCCTGCTCCAGATCCATAAATATCTGATCGCAAATAACGGTGTTATCGATCCAATCAGTGCAGTTCTTTCCATACCGGATGAGGAGCGGGACGATGCGAGAGTAGAGCAGGCAATCAATATAATCCAGGAGGAGGTTATGAATGGTATACGGATTGGAAAAGTTTAG
- the nusG gene encoding transcription termination/antitermination protein NusG, with product MDDEHEKRWYVVNTYAGHENRVKENLEKRVASMGIQDSLFRIVVAEEPDIEIKKDGKKVETMRNMFPGYIFVEMKMTDEAWYVVRNTPGVTGFIGSSGGGAKPFPVSPVEMDSILRRMGQSDKKVDVDFKVGDTVRILTGPFSGMEGRISSMNDQTQVASVMTMLFGRETPTDIGYNDLQKVD from the coding sequence ATCGATGATGAACATGAGAAGCGCTGGTATGTTGTCAATACCTACGCCGGTCATGAGAATCGTGTGAAGGAGAACCTTGAGAAGCGTGTTGCGTCGATGGGTATTCAGGACAGTCTGTTCCGTATTGTCGTAGCCGAGGAGCCGGACATCGAGATCAAGAAGGACGGCAAGAAGGTTGAGACCATGCGCAACATGTTCCCGGGATATATCTTCGTGGAAATGAAGATGACCGATGAGGCATGGTATGTTGTTCGTAATACGCCGGGTGTAACGGGATTTATCGGTTCGTCAGGCGGCGGTGCGAAGCCGTTCCCTGTTTCGCCGGTTGAGATGGATTCGATTCTTCGCCGGATGGGTCAGAGCGACAAGAAGGTGGATGTGGATTTCAAGGTTGGCGATACGGTCCGTATTCTTACGGGCCCGTTCTCCGGAATGGAAGGCCGCATTTCTTCGATGAACGATCAGACGCAGGTTGCATCCGTCATGACGATGCTGTTTGGCCGTGAGACGCCGACCGACATCGGTTACAACGATCTGCAGAAGGTTGACTGA
- the secE gene encoding preprotein translocase subunit SecE codes for MDKTFSWSGIKKEAKRIRWPKKEDLFGRFGEVVIFTAFFALFFVLCDFLVTYVLKFIGIGA; via the coding sequence ATGGATAAGACATTCAGCTGGAGCGGTATCAAGAAGGAAGCCAAGCGTATTCGCTGGCCGAAGAAGGAAGATCTGTTTGGAAGATTTGGCGAGGTTGTGATTTTTACGGCATTCTTTGCGCTGTTCTTCGTGCTGTGTGATTTCCTTGTGACCTACGTTCTTAAGTTTATTGGTATTGGAGCTTGA
- the rpmG gene encoding 50S ribosomal protein L33: protein MADSKKVILTCTVCLSNNYTTTRRKTSTKRLELMKFCPKCGKKTLHKETK from the coding sequence ATGGCTGATTCGAAAAAGGTAATATTGACGTGTACGGTTTGTCTGTCGAACAACTATACGACGACGCGTCGAAAAACCAGTACGAAGCGTCTGGAATTGATGAAGTTCTGCCCGAAGTGCGGGAAGAAGACGCTGCATAAAGAAACGAAATAA
- a CDS encoding histidine phosphatase family protein: MKKVTFYFVRHGTTRFNTLRRLQGRCDSPLLAEGIEDAKKASLALRDVPFTRAYCSPAGRARQTAEIIVERHNVQLVELKDLEEFDFGELEGQCLLDPKVAETVASHVKNNYDFSDLGGENWERIAKRIHRAYDGIAAEAYSGETVLTVSHGSYGEHLIAELFGISIDELRRAQGGGFPIPNGSIFEFTWTDGKWDLLCLPKKPQDFVLWKKEGRG; encoded by the coding sequence ATGAAGAAGGTGACCTTCTACTTTGTCCGCCATGGGACGACGCGATTCAATACGCTGCGCCGTCTGCAGGGGCGCTGTGATTCACCTCTGCTTGCAGAGGGGATCGAAGATGCGAAAAAGGCGTCGCTGGCATTAAGAGATGTTCCGTTTACCAGAGCCTACTGTTCGCCAGCCGGCCGCGCACGTCAGACGGCAGAGATCATCGTGGAGCGTCACAATGTGCAGCTGGTGGAGTTAAAGGATCTTGAGGAATTTGACTTCGGCGAGCTGGAGGGACAGTGTCTTTTGGATCCGAAGGTAGCCGAAACGGTTGCGAGCCACGTGAAGAATAACTATGATTTTTCGGATCTTGGGGGAGAAAACTGGGAGCGGATCGCGAAGCGGATTCATCGTGCCTACGATGGTATTGCGGCAGAAGCCTACAGCGGCGAGACGGTGCTGACGGTTTCCCACGGGAGCTATGGTGAGCATCTGATTGCGGAGCTGTTCGGTATTTCGATTGATGAGCTGCGCAGGGCCCAGGGCGGCGGCTTTCCGATTCCCAATGGCAGTATCTTCGAATTTACGTGGACGGACGGGAAGTGGGATCTTCTATGTCTGCCGAAGAAGCCACAGGATTTTGTGCTCTGGAAGAAAGAAGGCAGAGGATGA